The Penaeus monodon isolate SGIC_2016 chromosome 13, NSTDA_Pmon_1, whole genome shotgun sequence genome contains a region encoding:
- the LOC119580122 gene encoding rab11 family-interacting protein 1-like isoform X1, whose protein sequence is MWQPTHVQVTVQRARNLLYKGKNETNDAFVVIALGKDKFQTSIKEKASSNVDWHEECELAIPSHGNTAALKLTVFHRNALGLDEFLGQIELPLSEFDVYERPRNRWHRLKGKPEKDRKKGEKERGDLEVKVAFTVKSGSLLDVSNKTSKNKSITSLKNLGGSLMSLGSKEKASLKNFAKSVSHKIDKVAHKPGKKKSRKESRDNQGFPQELMQSRQHAGEADPGVISDSDDEGFGFDEEVTVNTRSSSPYSTISRGSSLLQESHEDEALRHNSHNLSIPETRPPPKPARLGGHVDVPIIAVEPIPPPSPQSSISSHSQEPSTPITASNPPMMFPNLTPINLSSHNDSQSSRDSASSDSAMTMSLTSSITTKDNSILSLEPVSPEVTPEPTPEPAPSLKEELKPTVPREPPSPEKPVRFKRSSSVTETTAPPSPASVKSEQSLAVPSPTKGRSLSTSAAPKVMERTVITPPAKEPSTPKVSALESLVSSASKVSLVERALVSPTTPPTLEKSDSSQNILDVKAPSEQNGFNVSAPPTPTTPSAFTYNFGSGSATPSTPATPKESSSGPTPATPTSLTSRGTPGLAERPSAAVVRSGSLHEKPNTQPIVDEWERKLYGRNAKVKKISPDKAKVVGSMENMNRSDSRSSLGNSRSSSTQDVTRGEEPGTRFPEIKALRLEKKSREDGDETEGKKRRGKVGGLKSKLFGGNSRERIGEEDGRFVEGGNDRLPHPPTHQSRLPQEIHDKFAGKSREDLLEMIVNLQASIEKNARHTRDLEDYIDGLLLRVMETTPNLLQAPITKAKKLKVFGRS, encoded by the exons aGACAAACGATGCTTTCGTGGTTATTGCACTCGGGAAGGACAAGTTCCAGACGTCCATCAAGGAGAAGGCGTCCAGCAACGTAGACTGGCATGAGGAATGCGAACt aGCTATTCCATCACATGGGAACACAGCTGCATTAAAACTCACAGTATTTCATCGCAATGCCCTTGGGCTTGATGAATTTTTGGGACAGATTGAGCTTCCCCTTAGTGAGTTTGATGTCTATGAAAGACCCAGGAATAG ATGGCATCGTTTGAAAGGAAAACCAGAGAAGGACcgcaaaaagggagaaaaagaaagaggggaccTAGAGGTTAAGGTTGCATTCACAGTAAAATCTGGATCACTTCTGGATGTAtctaataaaacaagtaaaaataaatcCATAACGTCTTTAAAGAACCTAG GTGGTAGCTTAATGAGTCTAGGCAGCAAAGAAAAAGCAAGCTTAAAGAATTTTGCCAAGTCAGTCA GTCATAAAATAGACAAGGTTGCACACAAGCCAGGCAAAAAGAAGAGTCGTAAAGAGAGTCGAGACAACCAGGGCTTCCCCCAGGAGTTAATGCAGTCACGGCAACATGCAGGAGAAGCAGATCCGGGTGTTATAtccgatagtgatgatgaaggaTTTGGG TTTGATGAAGAAGTTACAGTTAACACTCGCTCCAGTAGCCCTTACAGCACCATATCCAGAGGGTCTTCTCTCCTTCAGGAGTCTCATG AGGATGAAGCCCTGCGCCATAACAGCCACAACCTGTCCATCCCAGAAACAAGACCTCCTCCAAAACCAGCTCGTCTTGGAG GCCATGTGGATGTGCCCATCATAGCTGTGGAGCCCATACCCCCACCATCTCCTCAGTCCTCAATTTCCTCTCACTCTCAGGAACCTTCAACCCCTATAACTGCTTCCAACCCACCCATGATgttcccaaacctaaccccaattAATCTCTCCTCCCATAATGATTCGCAGTCATCTCGTGACAGTGCTTCATCAGATTCTGCAATGACTATGTCACTAACTAGTAGTATAACCACCAAAGATAACTCAATACTGAGTTTGGAGCCTGTTTCCCCTGAAGTTACCCCAGAGCCAACCCCAGAACCCGCCCCTTCACTTAAAGAAGAGCTTAAACCCACTGTGCCAAGAGAACCTCCTTCTCCAGAGAAACCTGTTCGATTTAAAAGATCTTCTAGTGTTACTGAAACTACTGCTCCACCTTCTCCTGCTTCTGTAAAATCCGAACAATCACTGGCAGTCCCGTCTCCAACTAAGGGACGTTCACTTAGTACTTCAGCAGCCCCAAAAGTTATGGAAAGAACAGTCATTACTCCTCCTGCAAAGGAACCTTCCACTCCAAAAGTGTCAGCTCTTGAGTCATTGGTATCATCTGCATCAAAAGTATCATTGGTTGAAAGGGCCCTTGTTTCTCCAACTACTCCACCTACTCTTGAGAAGAGTGATTCTAGCCAGAATATTTTGGATGTTAAAGCACCAAGTGAACAAAATGGGTTCAATGTATCTGCTCCGCCAACTCCCACAACACCTAGTGCTTTTACATATAACTTTGGATCTGGCTCAGCCACACCCTCTACTCCTGCTACTCCCAAGGAGAGCAGTTCTGGTCCAACTCCTGCCACCCCAACTTCCCTGACATCCCGAGGGACCCCAGGGCTGGCTGAGCGGCCCAGTGCTGCAGTGGTGCGTTCTGGGTCCCTTCATGAAAAGCCCAACACTCAGCCCATCGTTGATGAGTGGGAGAGGAAACTTTATGGCAGAAATGCTA AAGTCAAGAAGATTTCACCAGATAAAGCAAAAG TTGTTGGAAGTATGGAGAATATGAATAGAAGTGATAGTCGATCTTCCCTTGGTAATTCGCGTTCTAGCAGCACCCAAGATGTTACACGAGGAGAAGAACCAGGAACAAG GTTCCCAGAAATAAAGGCTCTGCGTCTTGAGAAGAAATCCAGAGAAGATGGTGACGAAactgaaggaaaaaagagacgagGCAAAGTTGGAGGACTTAAATCCAAACTGTTTGGAGGAA ATAGTCGAGAACGCATTGGAGAAGAAGATGGACGGTTTGTTGAGGGAGGAAATGATCGGCTTCCACATCCTCCAACACATCAGTCACGTTTGCCTCAAGAGATTCATGATAAATTTGCTGGGAAGTCACGAGAG GATTTACTTGAGATGATTGTGAACCTGCAAGCTTCAATAGAAAAGAATGCTCGCCACACTAGGGATCTTGAAGACTATATTGATGGTCTCCTTTTGCGAGTGATGGAAACCACACCAAACCTTCTACAAGCACCCATCACTAAAgccaaaaaattaaa AGTGTTTGGCCGCTCCTAA
- the LOC119580122 gene encoding rab11 family-interacting protein 1-like isoform X2, translating to MWQPTHVQVTVQRARNLLYKGKNETNDAFVVIALGKDKFQTSIKEKASSNVDWHEECELAIPSHGNTAALKLTVFHRNALGLDEFLGQIELPLSEFDVYERPRNRWHRLKGKPEKDRKKGEKERGDLEVKVAFTVKSGSLLDVSNKTSKNKSITSLKNLGGSLMSLGSKEKASLKNFAKSVSHKIDKVAHKPGKKKSRKESRDNQGFPQELMQSRQHAGEADPGVISDSDDEGFGFDEEVTVNTRSSSPYSTISRGSSLLQESHEDEALRHNSHNLSIPETRPPPKPARLGGHVDVPIIAVEPIPPPSPQSSISSHSQEPSTPITASNPPMMFPNLTPINLSSHNDSQSSRDSASSDSAMTMSLTSSITTKDNSILSLEPVSPEVTPEPTPEPAPSLKEELKPTVPREPPSPEKPVRFKRSSSVTETTAPPSPASVKSEQSLAVPSPTKGRSLSTSAAPKVMERTVITPPAKEPSTPKVSALESLVSSASKVSLVERALVSPTTPPTLEKSDSSQNILDVKAPSEQNGFNVSAPPTPTTPSAFTYNFGSGSATPSTPATPKESSSGPTPATPTSLTSRGTPGLAERPSAAVVRSGSLHEKPNTQPIVDEWERKLYGRNAIVGSMENMNRSDSRSSLGNSRSSSTQDVTRGEEPGTRFPEIKALRLEKKSREDGDETEGKKRRGKVGGLKSKLFGGNSRERIGEEDGRFVEGGNDRLPHPPTHQSRLPQEIHDKFAGKSREDLLEMIVNLQASIEKNARHTRDLEDYIDGLLLRVMETTPNLLQAPITKAKKLKVFGRS from the exons aGACAAACGATGCTTTCGTGGTTATTGCACTCGGGAAGGACAAGTTCCAGACGTCCATCAAGGAGAAGGCGTCCAGCAACGTAGACTGGCATGAGGAATGCGAACt aGCTATTCCATCACATGGGAACACAGCTGCATTAAAACTCACAGTATTTCATCGCAATGCCCTTGGGCTTGATGAATTTTTGGGACAGATTGAGCTTCCCCTTAGTGAGTTTGATGTCTATGAAAGACCCAGGAATAG ATGGCATCGTTTGAAAGGAAAACCAGAGAAGGACcgcaaaaagggagaaaaagaaagaggggaccTAGAGGTTAAGGTTGCATTCACAGTAAAATCTGGATCACTTCTGGATGTAtctaataaaacaagtaaaaataaatcCATAACGTCTTTAAAGAACCTAG GTGGTAGCTTAATGAGTCTAGGCAGCAAAGAAAAAGCAAGCTTAAAGAATTTTGCCAAGTCAGTCA GTCATAAAATAGACAAGGTTGCACACAAGCCAGGCAAAAAGAAGAGTCGTAAAGAGAGTCGAGACAACCAGGGCTTCCCCCAGGAGTTAATGCAGTCACGGCAACATGCAGGAGAAGCAGATCCGGGTGTTATAtccgatagtgatgatgaaggaTTTGGG TTTGATGAAGAAGTTACAGTTAACACTCGCTCCAGTAGCCCTTACAGCACCATATCCAGAGGGTCTTCTCTCCTTCAGGAGTCTCATG AGGATGAAGCCCTGCGCCATAACAGCCACAACCTGTCCATCCCAGAAACAAGACCTCCTCCAAAACCAGCTCGTCTTGGAG GCCATGTGGATGTGCCCATCATAGCTGTGGAGCCCATACCCCCACCATCTCCTCAGTCCTCAATTTCCTCTCACTCTCAGGAACCTTCAACCCCTATAACTGCTTCCAACCCACCCATGATgttcccaaacctaaccccaattAATCTCTCCTCCCATAATGATTCGCAGTCATCTCGTGACAGTGCTTCATCAGATTCTGCAATGACTATGTCACTAACTAGTAGTATAACCACCAAAGATAACTCAATACTGAGTTTGGAGCCTGTTTCCCCTGAAGTTACCCCAGAGCCAACCCCAGAACCCGCCCCTTCACTTAAAGAAGAGCTTAAACCCACTGTGCCAAGAGAACCTCCTTCTCCAGAGAAACCTGTTCGATTTAAAAGATCTTCTAGTGTTACTGAAACTACTGCTCCACCTTCTCCTGCTTCTGTAAAATCCGAACAATCACTGGCAGTCCCGTCTCCAACTAAGGGACGTTCACTTAGTACTTCAGCAGCCCCAAAAGTTATGGAAAGAACAGTCATTACTCCTCCTGCAAAGGAACCTTCCACTCCAAAAGTGTCAGCTCTTGAGTCATTGGTATCATCTGCATCAAAAGTATCATTGGTTGAAAGGGCCCTTGTTTCTCCAACTACTCCACCTACTCTTGAGAAGAGTGATTCTAGCCAGAATATTTTGGATGTTAAAGCACCAAGTGAACAAAATGGGTTCAATGTATCTGCTCCGCCAACTCCCACAACACCTAGTGCTTTTACATATAACTTTGGATCTGGCTCAGCCACACCCTCTACTCCTGCTACTCCCAAGGAGAGCAGTTCTGGTCCAACTCCTGCCACCCCAACTTCCCTGACATCCCGAGGGACCCCAGGGCTGGCTGAGCGGCCCAGTGCTGCAGTGGTGCGTTCTGGGTCCCTTCATGAAAAGCCCAACACTCAGCCCATCGTTGATGAGTGGGAGAGGAAACTTTATGGCAGAAATGCTA TTGTTGGAAGTATGGAGAATATGAATAGAAGTGATAGTCGATCTTCCCTTGGTAATTCGCGTTCTAGCAGCACCCAAGATGTTACACGAGGAGAAGAACCAGGAACAAG GTTCCCAGAAATAAAGGCTCTGCGTCTTGAGAAGAAATCCAGAGAAGATGGTGACGAAactgaaggaaaaaagagacgagGCAAAGTTGGAGGACTTAAATCCAAACTGTTTGGAGGAA ATAGTCGAGAACGCATTGGAGAAGAAGATGGACGGTTTGTTGAGGGAGGAAATGATCGGCTTCCACATCCTCCAACACATCAGTCACGTTTGCCTCAAGAGATTCATGATAAATTTGCTGGGAAGTCACGAGAG GATTTACTTGAGATGATTGTGAACCTGCAAGCTTCAATAGAAAAGAATGCTCGCCACACTAGGGATCTTGAAGACTATATTGATGGTCTCCTTTTGCGAGTGATGGAAACCACACCAAACCTTCTACAAGCACCCATCACTAAAgccaaaaaattaaa AGTGTTTGGCCGCTCCTAA